The genome window CATCCGATTAGCAAACGATAACGAATCGCTAGTTATGGCATTAGTTGAAAACATTCAACGTCATGACTTAGATCCTATCGAGGTTGCAATTTCGTATCAACGATTAATTGATGAAATCAATTTAACTCAAGAAGAATTGAGTGAACGTGTAGGAAAAAAACGTTCTACAATTACCAACTATTTACGTTTATTGAAATTAGACCCAATCATTCAAACAGGAATGCGTGACGGTTTTATTTCAATGGGTCATGGTAGAGCTTTAATTAATATTGAAAATCAAGACGTTCAAAGCGATATTTACCATAAAGTAGTTACTCAAAATCTTTCGGTAAGAGAAACAGAAGCTTTAGTTAAAAATTATCAAGATAGTTTAAAACCAAAAACAGGAAAACCTGCAAAAGGAAATTCATTTGACATTAACGAAGACGAGAAAAAAGCATTTGCTAATTATTTCGGGACTAAAGTTGATGTAAAAGTGGCTGGAAATGGTAAAGGAAAAATTACGATTCCTTTTCATTCGGAAGAAGATTTTAATCGTATCTTAAAACTAATCAATTCTTAGTGAAAGTTCTCCGTTACATATTTATTCTTACGTGTCTTTTTTTGAGTACTCAAATGAATGCACAAAAAGAATTATCGATGCATACAGCTGACACTGTAAAAGTTGTTATCGATCCGAATCGCCCAGCAAGAGCAGCTTTTTATTCGGCTCTTTTACCTGGACTTGGGCAAGCATACAATAAAAAGTATTGGAAAATCCCTCTGGTATATGCTGGATTAGGTGCTGGAATTTATTATTATACTTTTAATCAAAATAAATACCATGAATATCGCGACGAGTATAAAAGAAGATTAGACGGAACATCTAATCCTAATCATCCTATTTACGGAACTTTAGACAATGACCGATTAATTCGTGCTCAAAAATTTCACCAAAGAAATAGAGATTTATCAGCATTAATAACTGCTGGAATTTACATACTTAACATTGTAGACGCTAACATTGACGCACACTTAATGCAATTCAATGTTAATGATAATCTTTCAATAAAACCAGACATGAATCAAAATCAAATAGATTACAGATTCAATTATGGGATGACACTAACTTATAGTTTTTAACAAAATATTAGGTAACAATCTAATCAACACTACTACTAACCAACATGAAAATTGCACTTTTAGGATACGGAAAAATGGGAAAAGTTATTGAAAGAATAGCTTTGGAGAGAGGACATGAAATTGTACTAAAAAAAGACCAAGATTCAACTTTCGATGGTTTATTATTAGCCGATGTTGCAATTGATTTTAGTGTTCCAGATAGTGCAGTTGCGAATATTTCAGAATGTTTAAACAACGGAATTCCTGTAATTTCAGGAACAACTGGTTGGTTAGCAAAATATCAAGCAATGGTTGATTTATGCGAAGCTAAGAATGGAAGTTTTATTTATGGTTCTAATTTTAGTTTAGGAGTAAACATCTTTTTTGAACTAAATGAATATTTAGCTAAGATGATGTCAAATTTGAAACAATATAAAGTTTCAATGGAAGAAATTCATCATACTCAAAAATTAGACGCTCCAAGTGGAACAGCAATTTCGTTAGCAGAAGGTGTTATCAAACATTCGGATT of Flavobacterium channae contains these proteins:
- a CDS encoding ParB/RepB/Spo0J family partition protein produces the protein MTKAVKKQALGRGLSALLKDPENDIKSVEDKNADKVVGNIIELDIESIEINPFQPRTNFNEETLQELAKSIKELGVIQPITVRKLDFNKFQLISGERRLRASKSIGLKTIPAYIRLANDNESLVMALVENIQRHDLDPIEVAISYQRLIDEINLTQEELSERVGKKRSTITNYLRLLKLDPIIQTGMRDGFISMGHGRALINIENQDVQSDIYHKVVTQNLSVRETEALVKNYQDSLKPKTGKPAKGNSFDINEDEKKAFANYFGTKVDVKVAGNGKGKITIPFHSEEDFNRILKLINS
- a CDS encoding DUF5683 domain-containing protein, with the translated sequence MNAQKELSMHTADTVKVVIDPNRPARAAFYSALLPGLGQAYNKKYWKIPLVYAGLGAGIYYYTFNQNKYHEYRDEYKRRLDGTSNPNHPIYGTLDNDRLIRAQKFHQRNRDLSALITAGIYILNIVDANIDAHLMQFNVNDNLSIKPDMNQNQIDYRFNYGMTLTYSF
- the dapB gene encoding 4-hydroxy-tetrahydrodipicolinate reductase gives rise to the protein MKIALLGYGKMGKVIERIALERGHEIVLKKDQDSTFDGLLLADVAIDFSVPDSAVANISECLNNGIPVISGTTGWLAKYQAMVDLCEAKNGSFIYGSNFSLGVNIFFELNEYLAKMMSNLKQYKVSMEEIHHTQKLDAPSGTAISLAEGVIKHSDYANWTLETPISNEIHIEAKRIENVPGTHSIFYDSEVDQIEIKHTAHSREGFALGAVVAAEWIVGKKGVFTMKDVLGLN